The following proteins are encoded in a genomic region of Methanoculleus bourgensis MS2:
- a CDS encoding nucleotidyltransferase domain-containing protein: MSKRLDIREDHLRVLSLFTRGYDREMYIREVSRCLPISRGTAQTALEYLEAKQVLRSVTKGRTRLFSLRRGDHARDFCTLAEVYRRICLREEEPFLAGVLSRIVPHIEGSGAVFGSHAEGTADEESDLDLFVAGECRGEEIERIGKTYGIRIHLTVYPLEIFDRDLRTDPFLREVLRNHVLIKGAEYFVEKAVG; this comes from the coding sequence ATGTCTAAAAGATTGGACATCCGGGAGGACCATCTCAGGGTCCTCTCCCTCTTCACCCGGGGCTACGACCGCGAGATGTACATCCGGGAGGTCTCCAGGTGCCTTCCGATCAGCCGTGGAACGGCCCAGACGGCCCTTGAATATCTTGAGGCAAAGCAGGTCCTCCGCTCCGTCACCAAGGGCAGGACACGGTTGTTCTCCCTGCGCCGGGGCGATCACGCGCGGGACTTCTGCACCCTTGCAGAGGTCTACCGGAGGATCTGCCTCCGGGAGGAGGAACCCTTCCTCGCCGGAGTTCTCAGCCGGATCGTCCCCCATATCGAGGGAAGCGGTGCAGTCTTCGGGAGCCACGCAGAGGGGACCGCAGACGAGGAGTCTGACCTCGACCTGTTCGTTGCCGGTGAATGCCGGGGGGAGGAAATTGAGAGAATTGGTAAGACCTACGGCATCAGGATTCACCTCACCGTCTACCCTCTGGAGATCTTTGACCGGGACCTCCGTACGGACCCCTTCCTCCGGGAGGTGCTCCGGAACCATGTGCTGATCAAAGGCGCCGAATACTTCGTCGAGAAGGCGGTGGGATGA